A single Anatilimnocola floriformis DNA region contains:
- the lpdA gene encoding dihydrolipoyl dehydrogenase, which translates to MHTPLVVLGGGPGGYAAAFFAADEGLEVVIVEQEGKLGGTCLLRGCIPSKALLHVARVIKEVDELKKDWGVTFGDAKVEIDTLRARKEKVISSLSGGLKQLAKRRNVTVITAKASFENSTTLKLEGDDPSIPEDRTLTFDQCIVATGSLPAMPAAFDIGSDRVMDSTGALALKDIPESLLVIGGGYIGLEMGTVYANLGSKVSVVEALDGILLAADRDLVKPLQKHLTALFEDRIYLNTKVGSLGLRDNKVEVAFEGPGKFGVERYDRVLVAVGRKPNSRGLGLENTKAVVTPRGFVEVDKSMRTADPHILAIGDIAGDPMLAHKASHEARVAVEAVLGKPTTFDKQCIPAVVFTDPELAWCGITEQEAKQAGRAIEVAVYPWAASGKAIALGRTEGLTKLILDPETERVLGCGIVGPGAGDLISEAALAIEMGCEARDLAETVHPHPTLSETMMNASETFFGTATEIYKPKRHKEAEAKPAEGNSPETATP; encoded by the coding sequence ATGCATACTCCCTTGGTGGTTCTCGGCGGTGGTCCCGGCGGTTACGCCGCTGCTTTCTTTGCAGCCGACGAAGGTCTGGAAGTCGTCATCGTCGAGCAGGAAGGCAAACTCGGCGGCACGTGCTTGTTGCGTGGCTGCATCCCTTCGAAGGCCCTGCTACACGTCGCCCGCGTCATCAAGGAAGTGGACGAACTGAAGAAGGATTGGGGCGTCACCTTCGGCGATGCCAAGGTCGAGATCGATACGCTCCGCGCTCGCAAAGAGAAGGTCATCTCGAGCCTCTCGGGCGGTTTGAAGCAACTCGCCAAGCGCCGCAACGTGACTGTCATCACGGCGAAGGCTTCGTTCGAAAACAGCACGACGTTGAAGCTCGAAGGGGACGATCCGTCGATTCCCGAAGATCGCACGCTGACGTTCGATCAATGCATCGTCGCGACCGGTTCGCTCCCAGCCATGCCGGCGGCGTTCGACATCGGCAGCGATCGCGTGATGGACAGCACTGGCGCTCTCGCCCTGAAGGACATTCCGGAATCGCTGCTGGTCATCGGCGGTGGTTACATCGGCCTCGAGATGGGCACGGTCTACGCCAATCTTGGTTCGAAGGTCAGCGTCGTCGAGGCTCTCGACGGCATCTTGCTCGCTGCCGATCGCGATCTGGTCAAGCCGTTGCAAAAGCACCTGACCGCGCTGTTTGAAGACCGCATTTATTTGAACACAAAAGTCGGCTCGCTCGGCCTGCGTGATAACAAGGTCGAAGTGGCCTTTGAAGGCCCCGGCAAGTTTGGCGTCGAGCGTTACGACCGCGTGCTGGTCGCTGTCGGCCGCAAGCCGAATTCGCGCGGGCTTGGTTTGGAAAACACTAAAGCAGTCGTCACGCCTCGCGGCTTTGTCGAAGTCGATAAGTCGATGCGAACTGCCGATCCGCACATCCTCGCGATTGGCGATATCGCCGGCGATCCGATGCTGGCCCACAAGGCTTCGCACGAAGCCCGCGTCGCCGTCGAAGCCGTTCTCGGCAAGCCGACGACGTTCGACAAGCAGTGCATTCCCGCGGTGGTCTTCACCGATCCCGAGTTGGCTTGGTGCGGCATCACCGAACAGGAAGCCAAACAAGCCGGCCGTGCGATCGAAGTCGCCGTTTATCCTTGGGCTGCCAGTGGCAAAGCCATCGCGCTCGGCCGGACTGAAGGTTTGACGAAGCTGATTCTCGATCCCGAGACCGAGCGCGTCCTCGGCTGCGGCATCGTCGGCCCTGGCGCCGGCGATCTCATCAGCGAAGCGGCCCTCGCCATCGAAATGGGCTGCGAAGCCCGCGACTTGGCCGAGACCGTCCACCCGCACCCGACGCTGAGCGAAAC
- the rpsD gene encoding 30S ribosomal protein S4 — translation MARYTGPKARVNRRLGAQIYESAGAVKAHSRRESPPGMHVKGGRRLSNWGKASAEKQKIKHYYGLGERQLRKYYHMVAAKKGNTGEQLLSLCERRLDNVIRRAGFTKTRPQARQGIVHGHFFVNGIKVTSPSYQLRQGDVITVRKKEPIYNLYKGVISEGGTMTPDFVTFDSETLRATVLAVPGPNDFSLPVDVNIVVEFLSR, via the coding sequence ATGGCTCGTTACACTGGTCCAAAGGCCCGCGTCAATCGTCGCTTGGGCGCTCAGATTTATGAATCGGCAGGCGCTGTGAAGGCTCACAGCCGTCGCGAAAGCCCCCCTGGTATGCACGTGAAGGGTGGCCGCCGCTTGTCGAACTGGGGTAAAGCTTCGGCTGAGAAGCAAAAGATCAAGCATTATTACGGCCTGGGCGAACGCCAACTGCGGAAGTATTACCACATGGTGGCTGCCAAGAAGGGGAACACCGGCGAGCAGCTGCTCAGCCTGTGCGAACGCCGCTTGGACAACGTCATCCGCCGCGCCGGTTTCACCAAGACCCGCCCGCAAGCCCGCCAAGGGATTGTGCACGGCCACTTCTTTGTGAACGGCATCAAAGTGACCAGCCCGAGCTACCAGCTCCGCCAGGGCGACGTGATCACCGTCCGTAAGAAGGAACCGATCTACAACCTGTATAAGGGTGTGATCAGCGAAGGTGGCACGATGACCCCTGATTTCGTGACCTTCGACAGCGAAACGCTGCGAGCCACGGTTCTGGCTGTGCCAGGCCCGAACGATTTCAGCTTGCCCGTCGACGTGAATATCGTCGTCGAATTCCTGTCGCGCTAA
- a CDS encoding alpha/beta hydrolase, with amino-acid sequence MFHSTTCRWVTLLLLVVAAFAGCRRPPAIIVKKRRPPVYYDTRYELLLEKDKSPLIQGAFAPFVEVLDEPVAVVRAAEQATTWEVFFATNRGLDQTTAATDQVRFGNESVATPYVGRAEIMVPRRRRGCDPAREPAAAKEARRTEDAAQFVKFDEVRDTTWAEMSAGVTRQINASRQKDLLLFVHGFNVSFESALVRTAQVALDMPFNGAVVSYSWPSQGGIFKYRDDEQTNAASVAPFTMFLQQLLTDVLPETRVNIVVHSMGNRLVLNSIARLPAATKKPIAVLALCAPDVGVSDFQKLAPAVVAQCERVTLYASTSDSALIISKSQNQEQRAGDSHPPLVVAGIETIDVSAVDFNFMGHSYYGGNVDVLSDLFRLIKQRRGPENCAYLTRDKDAGYWYFSDYSDEVAWSWHFETRR; translated from the coding sequence ATGTTCCATTCAACCACCTGCCGCTGGGTCACACTCCTCTTACTCGTAGTGGCAGCCTTCGCGGGCTGTCGCCGGCCGCCGGCGATCATTGTCAAAAAGCGCAGGCCGCCCGTCTATTACGACACGCGTTATGAGTTGCTGCTGGAGAAAGACAAGTCGCCGCTGATTCAGGGCGCGTTTGCTCCATTTGTCGAAGTGCTCGACGAACCCGTCGCGGTCGTGCGCGCAGCCGAACAAGCCACGACCTGGGAAGTTTTCTTTGCGACCAACCGCGGCCTCGATCAAACAACGGCCGCCACCGATCAGGTCCGCTTCGGCAACGAGTCGGTCGCCACGCCCTACGTCGGCCGGGCCGAGATCATGGTTCCCCGCCGCCGACGCGGCTGCGATCCCGCGCGCGAGCCGGCCGCAGCCAAGGAAGCCAGACGCACCGAGGACGCTGCGCAGTTCGTAAAGTTCGACGAAGTGCGCGATACCACCTGGGCCGAAATGTCGGCCGGTGTCACTCGGCAAATCAACGCGTCGCGACAGAAAGATCTGCTCCTCTTTGTGCATGGCTTTAATGTGAGCTTCGAGTCGGCCCTGGTGCGCACCGCGCAGGTCGCGCTCGACATGCCCTTCAACGGCGCGGTCGTCAGTTACAGTTGGCCGTCGCAAGGTGGCATCTTCAAGTATCGCGACGACGAGCAGACAAACGCCGCCTCGGTCGCACCCTTCACGATGTTCTTGCAGCAACTGCTGACCGACGTGCTACCCGAAACACGAGTGAACATCGTCGTCCACAGCATGGGCAATCGCCTGGTGCTGAACAGCATCGCCCGCTTGCCCGCCGCAACCAAGAAACCGATCGCCGTGCTCGCCCTTTGTGCGCCGGATGTCGGCGTCAGTGATTTTCAAAAGCTCGCACCCGCGGTGGTTGCCCAGTGCGAACGTGTGACGCTCTACGCCAGCACGAGTGATTCGGCGCTCATCATCTCCAAGTCGCAGAATCAAGAACAGCGCGCCGGCGATTCGCATCCGCCCCTCGTCGTGGCCGGCATCGAAACGATCGACGTCTCTGCCGTCGATTTCAACTTCATGGGCCATAGCTACTACGGTGGCAACGTCGATGTGCTCTCCGATCTCTTCCGCCTCATCAAGCAGCGTCGCGGCCCCGAGAACTGTGCCTATCTCACGCGCGACAAAGACGCCGGCTATTGGTACTTCAGCGACTACAGTGATGAAGTGGCCTGGAGCTGGCATTTCGAAACGAGAAGATGA
- a CDS encoding MBL fold metallo-hydrolase: protein MPLRVLLLIVFACSLPAAAAQHPQPAFTQPVAKELPNLFLWTDTCNVYVLKNGDSALLIDLGNGSVLKHLAEIGVKRVDWILFTHHHREVCQGIELVDRSVTKIAAPKEEQALFETPNDFRKWYPTLGDQYSVYGASYVRPPRLAIKLDQALAANEKFSWAGTELQCLSTPGHSPGSLTYVLHRGEQNFAFTGGVIHDGAKLTTWYDTEWDYGFAKGIDTLLGSVEQLQKLPVDAAFPEQGPTLKNAREQLEKYHARLTEFRRSYIRGYPVFDIKPPESDPISQPTKVPLINQVTPHLYKLSHKLPGKNFAILIADSGHGLVLDAGLFPEAQLDEIVLGLREHMGLKQIDAFWVSHMHGDHFLLGPILKRKYSAQCWTLDRIVDKLEHPRRYDYSALVSAYKDGFDGMKVDKGFKSGESIEWEGYKIQVDWMPGQTENGCALWTEIDGQRIVFTGDNLFGNSADPKQNGNEAVVARNSAIFEEGYILGSKYVRDLKPDIVMGSHSYVMPKPAAFLQRYHEWSIAMRDMYRDLLPDKNYEYQFDPYWVSAYPYRTDLSSGEEQTITVTVRNFRDAPQQHHIVLRLPPGVKAEPAVLDGTVPAKERKSYTVKLKADVGKAQAGLQLVPFDITLDGKTHGELFDFLIKVEK, encoded by the coding sequence ATGCCTCTCCGCGTTCTGCTATTGATCGTGTTTGCGTGTTCGTTGCCAGCTGCTGCAGCTCAGCACCCCCAACCAGCATTCACGCAGCCAGTGGCGAAGGAACTGCCGAATCTGTTTCTCTGGACCGACACCTGCAATGTCTATGTCCTGAAGAACGGCGACTCGGCGCTGCTGATCGATCTCGGCAATGGCAGCGTCTTAAAGCATCTCGCCGAGATCGGCGTGAAGCGGGTCGATTGGATTCTCTTCACGCATCATCATCGCGAAGTGTGCCAGGGAATCGAACTCGTCGATCGTAGTGTCACGAAAATCGCGGCGCCCAAAGAAGAGCAGGCGCTGTTCGAAACGCCGAATGATTTTCGCAAATGGTATCCGACCCTCGGCGATCAATATTCGGTCTACGGTGCGAGCTATGTCAGGCCGCCGCGTCTGGCGATCAAACTCGATCAAGCGTTGGCAGCGAATGAAAAGTTCAGTTGGGCCGGCACCGAATTGCAATGCCTCAGTACACCAGGTCATTCTCCCGGAAGTCTGACCTATGTCTTACACCGCGGCGAACAGAACTTCGCCTTCACTGGCGGCGTGATTCACGACGGCGCGAAGCTGACCACCTGGTACGACACCGAGTGGGATTATGGATTTGCGAAAGGGATCGACACGCTGCTCGGTTCTGTCGAGCAACTGCAGAAGTTGCCAGTCGATGCCGCGTTTCCCGAGCAAGGGCCGACGCTCAAAAACGCTCGCGAGCAACTGGAAAAATATCACGCGAGGTTGACCGAGTTTCGGCGGAGCTATATCCGCGGTTATCCGGTTTTTGATATCAAGCCGCCCGAATCCGATCCGATTTCGCAGCCGACGAAAGTGCCGCTGATCAACCAGGTGACGCCGCACCTCTACAAGCTGAGTCACAAGTTGCCGGGCAAGAATTTTGCGATTCTCATTGCCGATAGCGGGCATGGCTTGGTGCTCGATGCGGGGCTGTTTCCCGAGGCTCAGCTCGACGAGATCGTCCTCGGCCTGCGGGAGCACATGGGCCTCAAGCAGATCGATGCCTTTTGGGTCTCGCACATGCACGGCGATCACTTTTTGCTCGGGCCGATCCTGAAGCGGAAGTATAGCGCGCAATGTTGGACGCTCGACCGCATCGTCGACAAGCTCGAGCATCCGCGGCGGTACGATTACTCCGCGCTCGTCAGCGCCTACAAGGATGGCTTCGATGGGATGAAGGTCGACAAGGGTTTCAAGAGCGGCGAAAGCATCGAGTGGGAAGGGTACAAGATTCAGGTCGATTGGATGCCGGGACAAACCGAGAACGGCTGTGCGCTGTGGACGGAGATCGATGGCCAGCGGATTGTGTTCACTGGCGACAACCTCTTCGGCAACTCCGCCGATCCGAAGCAAAACGGCAATGAAGCCGTCGTCGCTCGCAACAGCGCGATCTTCGAAGAGGGCTACATCCTCGGGAGCAAGTATGTGCGCGATCTGAAGCCCGACATCGTGATGGGGAGTCATTCGTACGTCATGCCCAAGCCGGCGGCGTTTTTGCAGCGGTATCACGAGTGGTCGATCGCGATGCGCGACATGTATCGCGATCTGCTGCCGGACAAGAACTACGAATATCAGTTCGATCCCTATTGGGTTTCGGCGTATCCCTATCGCACCGATCTATCGAGCGGCGAGGAACAAACGATCACAGTCACGGTGCGCAATTTTCGCGATGCTCCGCAGCAGCATCACATCGTCTTGAGGCTACCACCCGGCGTGAAAGCCGAACCGGCAGTGCTCGATGGCACCGTGCCGGCGAAGGAGCGGAAGAGCTACACCGTGAAACTCAAAGCCGATGTCGGCAAAGCGCAGGCCGGCCTGCAACTCGTGCCGTTTGACATTACGCTCGATGGGAAAACGCACGGCGAGCTGTTTGATTTTTTGATCAAGGTTGAGAAGTAG
- a CDS encoding neutral/alkaline non-lysosomal ceramidase N-terminal domain-containing protein, with translation MKYVIACLLFVIALPLAAAEQLRVGFAAAEITPELKENKPVWLAGYSAGRRATGVHDPLFVRVAVIDDGARRVAMASVDLIGLQYETVQRIRARLPKLHYVLVGSTHNHEGPDVIGMWGRSLIHRGVDDAYLDLIVDRTVQAIEQAQERLAPTTAAYGTADDDSLVGDSRLPIVKDSVLRLLAFRNGEKMAGLIVQYNSHPESMGSENTLVTADFCAATVAKLSKDHNCPVVYLSGAVGGLLAPPEGVIKDDAGKELLEGDFAYCTKYGEAVADLATKAVKAAEPCRLTPLSVSSVQPLLPVENQLYRAGRALGVLRRKAFAWTGDPYKVGEALEKSPADAQMAIQTEVAVLRLGEIPVACIPGELYPELVYGKFPAAAEAGVDYPDAPLEPHLTSIIAEKRWLLIGLANDEVGYIIPRRQWDSVAPYAYGRATSQYGEINSCGPGVAPVIMAALKKAFDQRP, from the coding sequence ATGAAATATGTCATCGCTTGTTTGCTGTTCGTGATCGCTCTTCCTCTGGCAGCCGCCGAACAACTGCGTGTCGGTTTCGCCGCAGCCGAGATCACGCCAGAGCTCAAAGAGAACAAGCCAGTGTGGCTCGCCGGCTACAGCGCCGGCCGGCGCGCGACGGGTGTGCATGATCCGTTGTTCGTGCGAGTCGCGGTGATCGATGACGGCGCGCGTCGAGTCGCGATGGCGTCGGTAGATCTCATCGGTTTGCAGTACGAAACAGTGCAGCGGATTCGCGCTCGACTGCCGAAGCTGCATTACGTACTCGTTGGCAGCACGCACAATCACGAAGGCCCCGATGTAATCGGCATGTGGGGCCGCAGCTTGATTCATCGCGGCGTGGATGATGCTTATCTCGACCTGATCGTCGATCGGACCGTGCAAGCCATCGAACAGGCGCAGGAAAGACTCGCGCCGACCACGGCAGCCTACGGAACGGCCGATGATGACTCGCTCGTCGGCGATTCGCGGTTGCCGATCGTCAAGGATTCGGTGCTGCGATTACTGGCCTTTCGCAACGGCGAAAAAATGGCCGGCCTGATCGTGCAATACAACAGCCATCCGGAATCGATGGGCTCGGAGAATACGCTTGTCACCGCAGACTTCTGCGCGGCCACCGTCGCGAAGTTATCGAAGGATCACAACTGCCCTGTCGTCTATTTGTCTGGTGCGGTCGGCGGTTTGCTCGCGCCGCCCGAGGGAGTGATCAAAGATGACGCTGGCAAAGAACTGCTCGAGGGTGATTTCGCGTACTGCACGAAGTATGGCGAAGCCGTGGCCGACCTCGCGACGAAAGCGGTGAAAGCTGCCGAGCCCTGTCGCCTCACGCCGCTATCGGTTAGCAGCGTGCAGCCGTTGCTGCCGGTCGAGAACCAACTGTATCGCGCCGGGCGAGCGCTTGGCGTGCTGCGGCGCAAAGCTTTCGCCTGGACTGGCGATCCGTACAAGGTTGGCGAAGCTCTCGAGAAATCCCCAGCCGATGCTCAGATGGCCATTCAAACCGAAGTGGCCGTGCTGCGACTTGGCGAGATTCCGGTCGCCTGCATTCCGGGCGAGCTCTATCCCGAGTTGGTCTACGGCAAGTTTCCCGCCGCGGCTGAGGCGGGAGTCGATTACCCCGACGCACCACTCGAGCCGCATCTCACCAGCATCATCGCCGAAAAACGCTGGCTGCTGATCGGCCTGGCCAACGACGAGGTCGGCTACATCATTCCACGGCGGCAATGGGACTCAGTGGCTCCCTACGCCTACGGCCGGGCAACATCGCAGTACGGTGAAATCAACAGCTGCGGCCCAGGTGTGGCACCCGTGATTATGGCAGCGCTGAAAAAGGCATTTGACCAACGCCCCTAA
- a CDS encoding PEGA domain-containing protein, whose product MTIRSHPPGAQVFVDDREIGTTPCSTSFVYYGKRNVMLVKDGYKTERIVHQFNVPWYEYVPLDFVNENLNPYEIRDERLINVTLSPEENVPTEQLLERANGLRGGAQAGLITPLPTVKPDAVLPKTGVPGQGLPGGEPIPYQSQLSGNGANVPFVPSPGALGPPASVIPAFPPAPRSSLPR is encoded by the coding sequence ATGACAATTCGCAGCCATCCACCCGGCGCGCAGGTCTTTGTCGACGATCGCGAAATCGGCACCACGCCTTGCTCGACCAGCTTTGTCTACTACGGCAAACGCAACGTGATGCTGGTAAAGGATGGCTACAAAACCGAGCGTATCGTTCATCAGTTCAACGTGCCGTGGTACGAATACGTGCCGCTCGATTTCGTCAACGAGAACCTGAACCCCTACGAAATTCGTGACGAACGGCTGATCAACGTCACGCTGTCGCCAGAAGAGAATGTGCCCACCGAACAACTGCTGGAACGAGCCAACGGCCTGCGCGGCGGTGCGCAAGCGGGGCTCATTACACCGCTGCCAACCGTGAAGCCCGACGCCGTCTTGCCCAAGACCGGCGTCCCCGGCCAAGGCCTGCCGGGAGGCGAACCCATTCCCTATCAATCGCAACTCAGCGGCAACGGCGCGAACGTTCCGTTTGTTCCCTCGCCTGGCGCGCTCGGACCGCCAGCTTCCGTCATTCCTGCCTTCCCTCCCGCTCCGCGCTCCAGCCTGCCGCGGTGA
- a CDS encoding carbon storage regulator, whose product MLVLSRKVGERLVIGGNITVVISRVSGNRVTIGIEAPEDVRIVRGELKPERETMAAAGSAVARSIPHAEHHNGEFAVPRIAK is encoded by the coding sequence ATGTTGGTTCTATCTCGCAAAGTTGGCGAACGTCTGGTCATTGGTGGCAACATCACGGTCGTCATCAGCCGCGTCTCTGGTAACCGCGTCACCATCGGTATCGAAGCTCCGGAAGATGTCCGCATCGTCCGTGGCGAACTGAAGCCAGAACGCGAAACCATGGCAGCCGCCGGTTCGGCCGTCGCCCGCTCGATTCCGCACGCCGAGCATCACAACGGTGAATTCGCCGTGCCGCGCATCGCCAAGTAA
- a CDS encoding DegT/DnrJ/EryC1/StrS family aminotransferase produces MTIAFPGGPTRWPLPDEDVRAALLACYASGDWGRYDGANTTALTASLQNTFQREHVQLCSSGTIAVELALRGLRVGAGDEVILAAYDFPGNFRAIEAVGARPVLVDIAKDRWTIDVQQLAAAISPATKAVIVSHLHGDLADIEAICQLAKERNLQVLEDACQVPGAMISGRPIGSFGDASVLSFGGSKLLTAGRGGAVLTSQADVAQRIRVFSSRGNEAFPLSELQAAVLLPQMAKLAEYTRIRAESAIQLRYALRDLAELSPVAQTSDLMAYYKFAWRYLPAGGDAQLDCRHPTRDGLICQLQAQGIDVGAGFRGFNKRSTNRCRIASDLTNAQSAAETTLLLHHPILLQPDAIETLADAVRKVIAGQR; encoded by the coding sequence ATGACGATCGCGTTTCCCGGCGGCCCGACCAGGTGGCCGCTTCCCGATGAAGACGTGCGGGCTGCACTTCTCGCCTGTTATGCCAGCGGTGATTGGGGCCGATACGACGGCGCGAATACCACCGCGCTGACTGCGTCGCTGCAAAACACCTTTCAGCGCGAACACGTGCAGCTCTGCTCCTCTGGAACGATCGCCGTCGAACTTGCCCTGCGCGGCTTGAGAGTTGGCGCAGGGGACGAAGTGATTCTGGCGGCCTACGACTTTCCGGGAAACTTCCGCGCGATCGAAGCTGTCGGCGCTCGGCCCGTTCTCGTTGATATCGCGAAAGATCGCTGGACCATTGATGTGCAGCAACTCGCGGCTGCGATTTCACCTGCGACGAAGGCCGTCATTGTCTCGCACCTGCACGGCGATCTCGCTGATATCGAGGCCATTTGTCAGCTGGCGAAAGAAAGAAATCTCCAAGTCCTCGAAGACGCCTGCCAAGTTCCCGGCGCGATGATATCGGGCAGGCCCATCGGCAGCTTCGGCGATGCTAGCGTCCTCAGCTTCGGCGGCAGCAAGCTGCTCACGGCAGGTCGTGGCGGCGCGGTGCTCACTTCGCAAGCCGATGTCGCGCAGCGAATTCGCGTTTTCAGCTCGCGAGGAAACGAAGCTTTTCCGCTGAGCGAATTGCAAGCGGCGGTGTTGCTGCCGCAGATGGCAAAATTGGCAGAGTACACGCGCATTCGCGCGGAGTCAGCAATTCAACTACGCTATGCACTGCGAGACTTAGCGGAGCTATCTCCGGTAGCGCAGACCAGCGATCTTATGGCGTATTACAAGTTCGCTTGGCGCTATCTTCCCGCAGGAGGAGATGCGCAGCTTGATTGCAGACATCCCACGCGCGACGGACTTATTTGTCAGTTGCAAGCGCAGGGAATAGATGTCGGCGCTGGATTTCGCGGCTTCAACAAGCGAAGCACGAACCGTTGCCGAATAGCAAGCGATTTAACAAACGCTCAGTCGGCTGCGGAGACGACGCTGTTATTGCATCATCCAATTTTGTTGCAGCCGGATGCGATCGAAACGTTGGCAGATGCCGTGCGAAAAGTGATTGCTGGTCAGCGTTGA
- a CDS encoding enolase C-terminal domain-like protein, with protein sequence MPKLTDITLRNVRVEQELLKYRAPIKFGGRVVTDAVLVNVTLDVETAGGQRASGFGSMPMGNVWAWPSAKVTAEQSLQAMLRFVELLAAAIAEEPITAHPLDITHGWHPLCQQAAAKVQSELGLAEPMPPLAILVAASPFEAAIHDAFGKVHQQNSYNLLGKEWVAHDLAHYLTPDFAGEYLDRYTSREPKPTMPLYHLVGALDPLFESDIANRLNDGLPETLGEWITRDELTHLKIKLNGDNLQWDVDRVVAVEQAAVPAQSARGCAAWNYSLDFNEKCATVEYLLDFLKLVEAQSPAALGRVQYIEQPTHRDLKLHPENRMHRAAAIKPVVIDESLVDLESLHLAREQGYSGVALKACKGHTEALLMGAAAQKYNLFLCVQDLSCPGYSFLHSASLAARIPTIVAIEGNSRQYCPVGNRGWSDRFPGMFRLKNGTVATSELSGNGLGF encoded by the coding sequence ATGCCTAAACTCACCGATATCACGCTGCGAAACGTTCGCGTCGAACAAGAGCTTTTGAAGTATCGCGCGCCGATCAAATTCGGCGGTCGTGTGGTCACCGATGCGGTGCTCGTGAATGTGACGCTCGATGTCGAAACAGCTGGCGGCCAGCGAGCGAGCGGTTTTGGCTCGATGCCGATGGGCAATGTCTGGGCTTGGCCGAGCGCGAAGGTGACGGCGGAGCAAAGCCTGCAGGCGATGCTCCGTTTTGTCGAATTGCTCGCAGCCGCGATTGCCGAGGAGCCGATCACGGCGCACCCGCTCGACATTACCCATGGCTGGCACCCGCTGTGTCAGCAGGCAGCGGCGAAAGTGCAGAGCGAGCTCGGCCTCGCCGAGCCGATGCCGCCGTTGGCGATTCTGGTTGCCGCGAGTCCATTCGAAGCGGCCATTCACGACGCTTTCGGCAAGGTTCATCAGCAGAATTCCTACAATTTGCTCGGCAAGGAATGGGTCGCGCACGATCTGGCCCATTACCTGACGCCGGATTTCGCCGGCGAATATCTCGATCGCTATACGTCGCGCGAACCCAAACCGACGATGCCGCTGTATCACCTCGTCGGCGCGCTCGATCCGTTGTTTGAAAGCGACATCGCCAATCGCTTAAATGACGGCTTGCCGGAAACGCTGGGCGAGTGGATCACGCGCGATGAACTCACGCATCTCAAGATCAAACTGAACGGCGACAATCTGCAGTGGGACGTCGATCGCGTCGTTGCCGTCGAGCAAGCCGCTGTACCGGCGCAATCGGCTCGTGGCTGTGCTGCTTGGAATTATTCGCTCGATTTCAACGAGAAATGTGCGACCGTCGAATACCTGCTCGATTTCCTGAAGCTCGTGGAAGCACAATCACCGGCCGCGCTCGGCCGCGTGCAGTACATCGAACAGCCGACGCATCGCGACTTGAAATTGCATCCTGAGAATCGAATGCACCGGGCCGCGGCGATCAAGCCAGTGGTCATTGATGAATCGCTCGTCGATCTCGAGAGTTTGCACCTCGCTCGCGAACAGGGCTACAGCGGCGTGGCGCTGAAAGCGTGCAAGGGACACACCGAAGCGTTGCTGATGGGAGCGGCCGCGCAGAAGTACAACCTGTTCCTCTGTGTGCAAGATCTGAGTTGCCCGGGTTATTCGTTTCTGCACTCGGCGAGTCTCGCGGCCCGCATTCCTACGATCGTCGCCATCGAAGGGAACAGCCGGCAGTATTGCCCGGTCGGCAACCGCGGCTGGAGCGATCGTTTTCCCGGTATGTTCCGGCTGAAGAACGGCACGGTGGCGACGAGCGAACTTAGCGGCAACGGGCTGGGGTTCTAG